The Thermocrinis albus DSM 14484 genome segment AAAAGCTCACGATCTTGGTGCTCTCACAGTGGCCTTTACAGGAAGGAACGGAGGAAAAGTGGTGGATGTAGCTCACTACAGCTTTGTGGTGCCTTCTTATGAAACTCCCCGCATCCAAGAGTGTCACATAACTTTAGGTCACGTCCTGTGTGAGATAGTAGAGAGAGAGCTTGGGCTGGCTTGATGCCAAAGAAGGTGCTCCTCTTTGTGAAGAACACCGACAGGGCCCTACAGACAGCCTCCTCCATATCGGAACACCTCATCAAAGAAGGAGTACTGGTATCTACTTTTGTCAACGTACCTGAGGAAAAAAAGAGAATATCCGCAGAGGAGTTTGATCTGGCCGTGGTGGTAGGAGGTGACGGCACCTTCCTGTCATGTGCACGGATGGTGGCACCTTACGGAGTCCCTATCATAGGAGTTAACGAAGGAAGGTTCGGCTTTCTCACAGAGGTGGATAGAGAAGAGGCCCCCACCATCATCAGGATGGCCTTAGAGGGAAGTATCAAGCCTCAGGAGAGGATCATGTTAGAGGCCCAAACATCGTCGGAGAGCATAGGAGGAGTAGTTCTCAACGACGTGGTACTTTCCAGAACTTACCTGTCTCGTATGCTGGAGATGGATATTTATGTGAATGACGAAGCTGTTACCAGAATTTACGGTGATGGTATCATAGTGGCAACCCCTACTGGCTCTACCGCCTACGCTCTGTCCGCCGGAGGGCCTAT includes the following:
- a CDS encoding NAD(+)/NADH kinase, encoding MPKKVLLFVKNTDRALQTASSISEHLIKEGVLVSTFVNVPEEKKRISAEEFDLAVVVGGDGTFLSCARMVAPYGVPIIGVNEGRFGFLTEVDREEAPTIIRMALEGSIKPQERIMLEAQTSSESIGGVVLNDVVLSRTYLSRMLEMDIYVNDEAVTRIYGDGIIVATPTGSTAYALSAGGPIVYPEADVLLIVPICPHTLSNRPVVLPSYSRIKLVNLSTNAYLTLDGQEGTQLKQGEEVEVKAAPFRCLIYSHPNRSFFYILKEKLRWG